The Salegentibacter sp. Hel_I_6 region ACCACCTTCTCCATTGTGGATATGGTGAACGCTAAACATTTCCAGCGCATTTTCTGCTATTTGTGGAGATTTTACCTCATCGATCATCACTACCGGGGCCTCAGATAAATGGATTTTATGGCTACCGTCCAGTATGGTACCGGCATCCACTTCAAAATGAACCAGCGGACTTAAAGTGGCGCTAACCACCGCATCTGATGGGAAATTCACCTCAACTTCCTTATAATTATCCAGGCTGCTCCCGTGGCTGCCCATATGGATTTTAAATTCGGTTGCTTCGGTATGGCTTTCTGATGTAAAAGTTCCTTCGAAATTCAGGAATTTATAACCGGCCTGCCAGGACCACATCATTTCGTTTTGCTCGGCTATTTCCAGGAAATCACCCTGGCCTTCGGCTCCTTGTTGGTATTTTTCCTGGTCAACCCCTACCCCAAAGCGTATGGCTGTATAATTTCCTGCCGGAATATTTTCCAGGACCACTTCAGTTAGGTTATTTTCTTCACTTATCACAAAATAACTTTCGTCTTTGGGATAGGTAAATTCTTCCCCATTTTCATCGATAAGTACAAAATTGCTCACAATGTAGTTGAAACGGTATATGCTCAAGGTTTCATTATTCCCGTTCGAATAAGTTGTGCTGCCGAGCAAAAGATCATCCCCCGAAATGCTATTATCAAATTCCAGGGTAATATTGTTTTCCCCGGAAAGCGTTACTTCCTCATCATCGCTTTCACAAGAGGAAACTATAAAAAGGCTTAAAAGAAACAGTAATCTAAAATT contains the following coding sequences:
- a CDS encoding MbnP family protein, giving the protein MKNNFRLLFLLSLFIVSSCESDDEEVTLSGENNITLEFDNSISGDDLLLGSTTYSNGNNETLSIYRFNYIVSNFVLIDENGEEFTYPKDESYFVISEENNLTEVVLENIPAGNYTAIRFGVGVDQEKYQQGAEGQGDFLEIAEQNEMMWSWQAGYKFLNFEGTFTSESHTEATEFKIHMGSHGSSLDNYKEVEVNFPSDAVVSATLSPLVHFEVDAGTILDGSHKIHLSEAPVVMIDEVKSPQIAENALEMFSVHHIHNGEGGHH